One part of the Rothia sp. ZJ932 genome encodes these proteins:
- a CDS encoding glycoside hydrolase family 1 protein, producing MFPEGFLWGGATAANQIEGAYNEGGKGLSVQDILPGGVTRPATDGPTEDNLKLKGIDFYHRYEEDIDLLAEMGFTTFRISFAWSRIFPRGDEAEPNREGLEFYDRVIDYMRSQGIEPLVTLSHYETPLHIMREYGGFTNRKVIDFFENYARTVMEHFKGRVRYWLTFNEINSVLHFPMFSGIEGTPEEIGAQNLYQAIHHELVASGRATRIAHEIDPESKVGCMILAVPRYPLTPHPDDAMAALIASHDDFTFGDVHVRGEYPGYFRRKLRELGVELEITDADREDLKHTVDFVSFSYYMSVCESATEKESGKGNIIGGIPNPTLEASEWGWQIDPVGLRYILNEYWDRWQVPLFIVENGLGAKDELVNGTVEDDYRIDYLNDHLVQVAEAIEDGVQLLGYTSWGCIDLVSASTAQMSKRYGFIYVDRHDDGSGSLQRYKKKSFDWYKQVIASNGASLKR from the coding sequence ATGTTCCCCGAAGGATTTTTGTGGGGCGGAGCGACCGCCGCTAACCAGATTGAGGGCGCCTACAATGAGGGCGGGAAAGGTCTGAGCGTGCAGGATATTCTGCCCGGTGGCGTCACCCGCCCTGCCACGGACGGCCCCACCGAAGATAATCTCAAGCTCAAAGGCATTGATTTTTACCACCGCTACGAAGAAGACATCGATCTGCTGGCAGAGATGGGTTTTACCACCTTCCGTATTTCTTTCGCGTGGAGCCGCATCTTCCCGCGCGGGGATGAGGCTGAACCCAACCGGGAGGGGCTAGAGTTCTATGACCGCGTCATCGACTACATGCGCTCTCAAGGCATTGAGCCGCTGGTGACTCTCAGCCACTATGAAACCCCGCTGCACATTATGCGTGAATATGGTGGCTTCACCAACCGCAAGGTCATCGACTTTTTTGAGAACTACGCCCGCACCGTCATGGAGCACTTCAAGGGACGCGTGCGCTACTGGCTGACCTTCAACGAGATTAACTCGGTGCTGCACTTTCCAATGTTCTCGGGCATTGAGGGAACACCCGAAGAAATCGGGGCGCAGAACCTGTACCAGGCAATTCACCATGAGCTGGTGGCGTCGGGTCGGGCGACCAGGATTGCCCACGAAATTGACCCCGAGAGCAAGGTGGGTTGCATGATTTTGGCGGTTCCGCGTTACCCGCTGACCCCTCACCCTGATGACGCTATGGCGGCGCTGATTGCCTCCCACGACGATTTCACCTTTGGCGATGTGCATGTGCGCGGTGAGTACCCCGGCTATTTCAGGCGTAAGCTGCGCGAGCTGGGTGTCGAGCTTGAAATAACCGATGCTGACCGTGAAGATCTGAAGCACACCGTTGATTTTGTCTCGTTCTCTTACTACATGTCGGTGTGTGAGTCTGCCACCGAGAAGGAAAGCGGTAAGGGCAACATCATTGGCGGAATCCCGAACCCCACCTTGGAAGCCTCAGAATGGGGCTGGCAGATCGACCCGGTGGGTCTGCGCTACATTCTCAATGAGTATTGGGATCGCTGGCAGGTGCCGCTCTTTATCGTAGAGAACGGTTTGGGCGCTAAAGACGAGCTGGTGAACGGCACGGTTGAGGACGATTACCGTATTGACTACCTGAATGACCATCTGGTGCAGGTGGCTGAGGCTATTGAGGACGGCGTGCAGCTGCTGGGTTACACGAGCTGGGGTTGCATTGACCTGGTCTCGGCATCTACCGCACAGATGTCTAAGCGCTACGGCTTTATCTATGTGGATCGTCATGACGACGGTTCGGGTAGCTTGCAGCGCTACAAGAAAAAGTCCTTTGACTGGTACAAGCAGGTCATCGCGTCCAACGGTGCGTCGTTGAAGCGCTAG
- a CDS encoding ArgP/LysG family DNA-binding transcriptional regulator → MTRFTADQLTTFATVVDYGTFEAAADVLMISASAVSQRIKAMEQSAGRVLIKRTNPVEPTEPGTLVLRVARQSQYLHDELARELDGDRSGQTVAIAINSDSLSTWLLDAVRVLAREDHIYCDLRREGEYHSSALLRSGEVMAAVTSEPEAIAGCSVEKLGIGSYWPVASAEFAQDFFPDLPRNLTAEQLASAPVIEYDHKDFGQQRGRQLIAAKFKLGKNLQDAPSVYVPSSPDYVRAVDTGIGWGIVPYVQCADALAAGRWVKLADAPVEIPLYWQHWKITSSVMERVTQRIYEALGEGHIY, encoded by the coding sequence ATGACCCGTTTTACCGCAGACCAGCTCACCACTTTCGCCACCGTCGTTGATTACGGAACCTTCGAAGCTGCCGCCGACGTACTCATGATTAGCGCCTCAGCTGTCTCCCAACGTATCAAAGCCATGGAACAGTCAGCCGGGCGCGTCCTCATCAAACGCACCAACCCCGTAGAACCCACAGAACCCGGCACACTCGTGCTCCGCGTGGCACGGCAAAGCCAGTACCTCCACGACGAACTCGCCCGCGAACTCGACGGCGACCGCTCCGGGCAAACAGTGGCAATAGCAATCAACAGCGACTCGCTCTCCACCTGGCTACTGGATGCCGTGCGCGTCCTCGCCCGTGAAGACCACATCTACTGCGACCTGCGCCGCGAAGGCGAATACCACTCATCAGCCCTGCTACGCTCCGGCGAGGTCATGGCAGCTGTCACCTCAGAACCAGAAGCCATCGCAGGCTGCTCCGTCGAAAAACTGGGCATCGGCAGCTACTGGCCCGTCGCATCCGCCGAATTTGCCCAAGACTTCTTTCCTGATCTTCCCCGCAACCTCACCGCCGAACAACTCGCGTCCGCACCCGTCATCGAATACGACCACAAGGATTTCGGTCAGCAACGCGGCCGCCAACTTATCGCCGCAAAGTTCAAGCTGGGCAAAAACCTGCAGGACGCCCCCAGCGTCTATGTACCCTCATCGCCGGATTACGTACGCGCTGTTGATACCGGCATCGGTTGGGGAATCGTGCCCTACGTTCAGTGCGCGGACGCGCTCGCGGCAGGACGCTGGGTGAAACTCGCCGACGCGCCCGTGGAGATTCCGCTGTATTGGCAGCACTGGAAGATCACCTCGTCTGTGATGGAGCGCGTGACCCAGCGAATCTACGAAGCGCTGGGGGAGGGGCATATTTATTAA
- a CDS encoding LysE/ArgO family amino acid transporter — MTSAEIFSHYLLGVTTLLTLIVAIGAQNAYVLRQAILGKFVVPIVLFCIVSDILLVGLGVFGFGIIVESAPWLLEILRWGGGAFLLWYGFSAARRSLKPSALKVDASTQGPQTLQRALVLAAAMTYLNPHTYIDTVVLLGALANQQGDEGRWYYYAGCATGSVLWFIALGFGARFLRPVFANPKAWRVLDGLIALLMFFLAYKVMFGMH, encoded by the coding sequence GTGACTAGCGCAGAAATCTTCTCTCATTACCTTTTAGGGGTTACGACCCTGCTGACGCTGATTGTGGCTATTGGCGCGCAGAACGCCTATGTGTTGCGTCAGGCGATTCTGGGTAAGTTCGTTGTGCCCATTGTGCTCTTTTGCATCGTTTCGGATATTTTGTTGGTGGGCTTGGGAGTCTTTGGTTTCGGCATCATTGTTGAAAGCGCCCCCTGGCTGTTGGAGATTCTGCGCTGGGGTGGCGGTGCTTTCTTGCTTTGGTATGGTTTTTCAGCTGCCCGGCGCAGCCTGAAGCCTTCTGCCTTGAAGGTGGACGCCTCGACTCAGGGCCCGCAGACCTTGCAGCGGGCGCTGGTGCTGGCGGCGGCGATGACTTATTTGAATCCTCACACCTATATCGACACTGTGGTTCTGTTGGGGGCGCTGGCGAACCAGCAGGGCGATGAGGGGCGCTGGTACTACTATGCAGGGTGCGCCACCGGTAGCGTTCTCTGGTTTATAGCCCTCGGGTTTGGTGCGCGTTTTCTGCGTCCTGTCTTTGCCAATCCTAAGGCGTGGCGGGTGCTCGATGGGCTGATTGCCCTGCTCATGTTCTTCCTCGCCTACAAGGTTATGTTTGGTATGCATTAG
- a CDS encoding long-chain fatty acid--CoA ligase gives MSGKGFAGSDIHPELPEQPSDGFKPDVTNPANLAPVDPTEKREEREDIKAAILETKLRRWALLAFIVMPALYVIWQQFFA, from the coding sequence GTGAGCGGCAAAGGTTTCGCGGGTTCTGATATTCACCCCGAGCTGCCCGAGCAGCCTTCTGATGGTTTTAAGCCGGATGTAACGAACCCGGCGAATTTGGCGCCGGTTGATCCTACGGAGAAACGCGAAGAGCGCGAAGATATTAAAGCGGCGATTCTTGAGACTAAGTTGCGCCGTTGGGCGTTGCTGGCTTTTATTGTGATGCCCGCCCTTTATGTCATTTGGCAGCAGTTTTTCGCTTAG
- a CDS encoding YceI family protein: MAELTAGTWAIDAAHSHVGFVVRHAGISKVRGSFDQIDAQFNVAENISDSTVEATLQIASINTENEARDGHLKSADFFDAENYPTMTFTSRSVEINGEDITVEGNLTIRGETRPVTLTGEFGGVAVDAFGTTRTGASVSTTISRKDFGITWNAAVETGGVMVSDKVLIELDLEFTAPEA, translated from the coding sequence ATGGCAGAACTCACCGCAGGCACCTGGGCAATCGACGCAGCACACTCACACGTAGGCTTCGTTGTACGTCACGCAGGCATCTCAAAGGTACGCGGCAGCTTCGACCAGATCGACGCGCAGTTCAACGTAGCTGAGAACATCTCAGACTCAACCGTTGAAGCGACCCTCCAGATCGCTTCCATCAACACCGAGAACGAAGCCCGCGACGGTCACCTCAAATCAGCAGACTTCTTCGATGCTGAAAACTACCCCACCATGACCTTCACCTCACGCTCCGTTGAGATCAACGGTGAAGACATCACCGTTGAAGGCAACCTGACCATTCGCGGTGAGACCCGCCCCGTCACCCTGACCGGCGAGTTCGGCGGCGTAGCGGTAGACGCCTTCGGCACCACCCGCACCGGCGCGTCCGTATCAACCACCATCTCCCGCAAAGACTTCGGTATCACCTGGAACGCAGCCGTTGAAACCGGTGGCGTCATGGTCTCAGACAAGGTTCTCATCGAACTCGACCTCGAATTCACCGCACCCGAGGCATAA
- a CDS encoding inorganic diphosphatase, with protein sequence MELDVTIEINRGSRVKYEIDHETGRLRLDRVLFTSMQYPTAYGYFENTLGEDGDPLDAMVILDVDVVPGVLVESRPIAVFRMTDEAGGDDKVLCVPSDKRYNHIQSIDDVSDQLKAEIQHFFERYKDLEPGKWVKGEGWENKDFAEKLVVEAQERFKASHYGSAAEAKADETH encoded by the coding sequence ATGGAACTCGACGTCACTATTGAAATCAACCGTGGCTCACGCGTTAAGTACGAAATTGACCATGAGACCGGTCGCCTGCGCCTGGATCGCGTGCTGTTCACCTCAATGCAGTACCCCACCGCTTACGGTTACTTTGAAAACACCCTGGGCGAAGACGGCGACCCCTTGGACGCGATGGTCATCCTTGATGTTGATGTTGTGCCCGGTGTTTTGGTTGAGTCACGCCCCATCGCTGTTTTCCGCATGACCGATGAAGCCGGTGGCGATGACAAGGTTCTGTGTGTTCCCTCAGATAAGCGTTACAACCACATCCAGTCCATCGACGATGTATCTGACCAGCTCAAGGCTGAGATCCAGCACTTCTTCGAGCGTTACAAGGATCTGGAGCCCGGCAAGTGGGTTAAGGGTGAAGGCTGGGAGAACAAGGACTTCGCTGAGAAGCTCGTTGTTGAGGCTCAGGAACGTTTCAAGGCTTCACACTACGGTTCAGCTGCTGAAGCTAAAGCAGACGAAACCCACTAA